The following nucleotide sequence is from Triticum dicoccoides isolate Atlit2015 ecotype Zavitan chromosome 7B, WEW_v2.0, whole genome shotgun sequence.
GCCGCCACCACCCAAGCACTTGACCCGGAATAGTGTCCCAGTATCCAAGTTCACTCGATACACGTTGTACCGATAACCCGATTTATTCCGCGACGTCAATGGTAAAATAATACGGTGCACCAGCATCAGCTCACCACAATTGCTGATGAGGTGCATACTTTGCGAAAGTGGCGAGACATGCATATTCAGCTTGGCAGCCACCTCAAGCCGTGGCAGCTGATTTGGACCGATTTGCAGCACCATGACACCATCATCAGTAACATGGTAGAAGCGGCCTGCAAACATTAAGGGTGATTTTGTAAGCTCATCATTGTTGTACTTTAGCGCCATCCAGTGGTCATCGCCAGGTTTGGCCATGCCAAGCATGCGGAGCTGATTGAAGCAGAGCACCACTGTTGAATCATCACTAGCAATGCCGCAGACCGACACTGAGAAATAGTTTATGCTGAAACGGGAAGGCATGACACGGTCCACAGAGGGCAGCAGAGTGGTGAGCGGCGGTAGCTCTGTGAGGTGACGCGTGAGCAGATTAAGCAGGCGGACATGGCCCTGGTCGTGGAGCAGGACAAGGAGGCCCTCGGGGGTGACGGCGAGCAGCTCATGGTCAAGGAGCTCCGAGAGGTCCAGTTGGATGCACTCACCGGTGGAGGAGTTTAGGAAGGAACAGCGGTTACGAGCAGCAAGTGGATCGCGGAGCAGAACCCACCGCCAGGGATGGAACCGGCGGTCAAGTACGCTGTGGGAGCGCGGTTCCGTGGAACACTGACGCCATGGGCGGCACACGGCACGGAAGCGGAGATAGTCGGCGACGTCATATGCAAGGACGCGCTCAGCAATCAGTCCTGCCGGCCCATCGCCTAGATTGGACCAGTCCCTCCTGCACGGGGATGGGAGAACAAATCAGATTGGATGGGATCTCGGTGGGTAAAGAAGAATGGGAGTGATATATAATTATAATAACTCGGAGGTCAAGAAATGCTTTTGACGTACCAGATGTTGTTGTTCGTCCGCGAGCGTTTTGCCCCCCAACAATAATAATTTGGGGGCGGCTGGATGGAGAGACAACGGCGCAGCATATGTTTCTGCCCTGGCATCTTCGAATCATCGGGCTGGCTGGACCAAGGTCGCAGAAGATGATGAGGCCGCTTTCTACCTCGCTTCTGGATGATGGAGAGACTAGGGCGCAGCAGATGTTTCTTCTTTGGATTCAATTCATCGTCACATCCCCGGGAAGGGACGATGTGGATCTGAGCGCAGGCTGAAAGGGCCCTTGGATTCGAATCATCATCACATGCCCGAGAGGGGGCGATCTGGATCTGAGCGGAGGTTGATGACTCTTGGCTGCTGCTAGTgagcgctgccgctgccgctgctgttgCCGCCCCTGTGCGTGGATTCGAATCATCATCACATACCCGAGAGGGGGCGATCTGGATCTGAGCGGAGGTTGATGACAATTCTTGGCTGCTGCTAGTgagcgctgccgctgccgctgccgcccctGTGCGTGCGCGCGTCGCCCCCCAATTGGGAGACCGGCAGGAGCAAGGTCGCAGAAGATGATGATGCCGCCCTCTTCCTCGCTTCGAGGTACCGCCACGCCGAGATGGTCTTCTCCTTCTGTCGGCTCCTCCCCCCCCTTCGCCTTCGCGACTGGTGGTGCTTGGCTGCTTCGCCGGCCGGGAGGGACGAGGGACAGGGGGGCATGAGATTGGGCGGCGGCTTCCGTCCCGCGTGCCGCCGCCGTCGAAAGGAGAAGACGAGGGTTTCCGCCCCGAAATGGTAGGGTTAAATTGGTGGGGCAGGGCGTCTTTGGTGGGTAGCTGGGGCCTCTCTGATGTCCAGCCCTGGTATATAGGGACTCATGTGCCGACCTTGGTGGTCGGTGTGGGACTATCCTACGTTTGCCTCGATCCGACTCCGAGAAGTTGTCTTCTTTTCGTCTTATAAGAGAATCTAAATATTCAGACTAACGTGCAAACCACGACGACTTTCACATATACCAAAGATGGGCCCGTTTTcagaaagtaaaaaaaaaagtcAAATCGTACTCGGCGCCTTTAGCGCCGACTACATGTGTTTGTACTAACACGCGcatgggatatgcaatgtattatcatgtaaagATGTTtgaaattagccatgtcaacttgcagatagggttacgcaATGAAAAACTATAAGATGTATgtagcaatttcatggaacatcgcaaaaaaaagaggcagcggtgagcctatacagtgtgctatcgtAGGTCACTCCGGCCCAGTTCTTTTGCAGGATTCTCCCAGAATCTGCCCCTCTC
It contains:
- the LOC119335334 gene encoding uncharacterized protein LOC119335334, whose product is MPGQKHMLRRCLSIQPPPNYYCWGAKRSRTNNNIWRDWSNLGDGPAGLIAERVLAYDVADYLRFRAVCRPWRQCSTEPRSHSVLDRRFHPWRWVLLRDPLAARNRCSFLNSSTGECIQLDLSELLDHELLAVTPEGLLVLLHDQGHVRLLNLLTRHLTELPPLTTLLPSVDRVMPSRFSINYFSVSVCGIASDDSTVVLCFNQLRMLGMAKPGDDHWMALKYNNDELTKSPLMFAGRFYHVTDDGVMVLQIGPNQLPRLEVAAKLNMHVSPLSQSMHLISNCGELMLVHRIILPLTSRNKSGYRYNVYRVNLDTGTLFRVKCLGGGGSGCAVFLGMYRSFLVPIEVFPSGSISADTIYPCFDLDERRLLKVGAYHLADGHVEQPCSFDGHIEEPCSLDGLIEQPCSLVLRPHTLGDYLSLSNTV